A stretch of the Corynebacterium maris DSM 45190 genome encodes the following:
- a CDS encoding DEAD/DEAH box helicase, whose translation MSASHAKPAGSLRAWQQAALDQFNATRPKDFLAVATPGAGKTTFALTLARELVDDRSVQRVIVVVPTEHLKHQWSEAAVRVGLSLDPDFTNASAVNPAYHGIVVTYAQVGMHPFKHHAVTSARRSLVILDEIHHAGDAKSWGDGVREAYEDAEHRLALTGTPFRSDDSQIPFVRYEEDGEGHLVSRADYTYGYSHALTDGVVRPVVFLAYSGEARWRDSAGEEYAARLGEPLNAEHTARAWRTALDPKGEWMPAVLQAAHTRLMQLRRHIPDAGGLVIASDTKTARAYAKILQKLSSTPVAVVLSDEPGSSERISEFSESTDQWMVAVRMVSEGVDVPRLAVGVYATSAATPLFFAQAIGRFVRSRRKGETASVFLPSVPVLLNLAEHMEKQRDHVLGKPDRPKQGWEDDLLAEANREQNEPDDVGSYESLGADAELDSLIYDGSTYGTGTFSGSEEEADYLGLPGLLDADQVKALLRKRQEEQLDARDEQERLRREREAEDAKRKEIEGTSFRGKTAAAVDEDETASEEIPRLRKELNTVVSIVAGKRKRPHGAIHTEARKACGGPPTALCSAEQLRDRIAYLRDW comes from the coding sequence GTGAGTGCCTCACATGCCAAGCCCGCGGGATCGTTGCGCGCCTGGCAGCAGGCGGCCCTCGATCAATTCAACGCCACGCGGCCCAAGGATTTCCTGGCGGTGGCCACGCCCGGCGCCGGTAAGACGACCTTCGCGCTGACCCTCGCCCGAGAGCTCGTCGACGACCGCAGCGTCCAGCGCGTCATCGTCGTCGTCCCGACCGAGCACCTCAAACACCAGTGGTCCGAAGCCGCCGTCCGCGTCGGCCTATCGCTCGACCCCGACTTCACCAACGCCTCGGCGGTCAACCCGGCCTACCACGGCATCGTGGTCACCTACGCGCAGGTCGGCATGCACCCGTTCAAGCACCACGCGGTCACCTCCGCGCGGCGCAGCCTGGTGATCCTCGACGAGATCCACCACGCCGGCGACGCGAAGAGCTGGGGCGACGGCGTCCGCGAAGCCTACGAGGACGCCGAACACCGCCTGGCGCTGACCGGTACGCCGTTTCGTTCCGACGACTCGCAGATCCCCTTCGTGCGCTACGAAGAAGACGGCGAAGGACACCTGGTCTCCCGCGCCGACTACACCTACGGGTACTCGCACGCGCTCACCGACGGAGTCGTCCGACCCGTCGTCTTCCTCGCCTACTCGGGCGAAGCCCGGTGGCGCGACAGCGCCGGCGAAGAGTACGCCGCCCGTCTCGGAGAGCCGCTCAACGCGGAACACACCGCCCGCGCGTGGCGCACCGCCCTCGACCCGAAGGGCGAGTGGATGCCCGCCGTGCTGCAGGCGGCGCACACTCGGCTGATGCAGCTGCGCCGCCACATCCCGGACGCCGGCGGCCTGGTCATCGCCTCCGACACGAAGACGGCCCGCGCTTATGCGAAGATCCTGCAGAAGCTGTCGTCGACCCCGGTGGCGGTCGTGCTGTCGGACGAACCCGGCTCCTCCGAGCGGATCAGCGAATTCTCCGAATCCACCGACCAGTGGATGGTCGCCGTGCGCATGGTCTCCGAAGGCGTGGACGTGCCGCGCCTGGCCGTGGGCGTGTACGCCACCTCGGCGGCCACCCCGCTGTTCTTCGCCCAGGCGATCGGACGTTTCGTGCGTTCCCGCCGCAAAGGGGAGACGGCGAGCGTGTTCCTGCCGTCGGTCCCGGTCCTGCTCAACCTCGCCGAGCACATGGAAAAGCAACGCGACCATGTGCTGGGAAAACCCGACCGCCCGAAACAGGGGTGGGAGGACGATCTGTTGGCGGAAGCCAACCGAGAGCAGAACGAACCGGACGACGTCGGCTCCTACGAGTCCCTCGGCGCCGACGCGGAACTGGACTCGCTGATCTACGACGGGTCCACCTACGGCACCGGCACCTTTTCGGGATCCGAGGAAGAAGCCGATTACCTCGGTCTGCCCGGCCTGCTGGATGCGGACCAAGTCAAGGCACTGCTGCGCAAACGGCAGGAAGAACAGCTCGACGCCCGCGACGAGCAGGAACGTCTGCGCCGCGAGCGCGAAGCCGAGGACGCCAAGCGCAAAGAGATCGAAGGCACCTCCTTCCGCGGCAAGACGGCCGCCGCCGTCGACGAGGACGAAACCGCCAGCGAAGAGATCCCGCGCCTGCGCAAGGAACTCAATACCGTCGTGTCCATCGTGGCGGGTAAGCGCAAACGCCCCCACGGGGCCATTCACACCGAGGCACGCAAGGCCTGCGGCGGCCCACCCACCGCCTTATGCAGCGCAGAGCAGCTGCGCGACCGGATCGCCTACCTCCGGGACTGGTGA
- a CDS encoding DUF3039 domain-containing protein, whose protein sequence is MRTTTKTIERPDIREDTQTGDDTPKFFHYVKKNQMTESAVTGKMVVALCGETFPVTKQAKPGSPVCPDCERIYKGLRKK, encoded by the coding sequence GTGAGAACTACGACGAAAACCATCGAACGCCCGGATATTCGGGAAGACACGCAGACCGGTGACGACACCCCGAAGTTCTTCCATTACGTCAAGAAGAACCAGATGACGGAGTCTGCGGTGACCGGCAAGATGGTCGTCGCCCTCTGCGGCGAGACCTTCCCCGTGACCAAACAGGCGAAGCCCGGGTCGCCGGTGTGCCCGGACTGCGAACGGATCTACAAGGGCCTGCGCAAGAAGTGA
- a CDS encoding DUF3099 domain-containing protein, producing MEQHDPSDDDIAESIEGQAEETRRRARVFRRPVELITDAELSPHQRRLKRERIYVILQIIRVPLLLLAMLVWALWGLWWLAAIIFVVSIPLPGVAVVLANEKGTKRDHRQQSTYKPAAARMHHNQLRQAQALEPPPPKEVEQGPEVIDADPDPATPDHPTDPRKDDTP from the coding sequence ATGGAGCAGCACGATCCCAGCGATGACGACATCGCCGAATCCATCGAAGGGCAGGCAGAAGAGACCCGCCGCCGCGCGCGGGTGTTCCGCCGGCCCGTCGAACTGATCACCGACGCCGAGCTCTCCCCGCATCAACGCCGCCTCAAACGCGAGCGCATCTACGTCATCTTGCAGATCATCCGTGTGCCGTTGCTGTTGCTGGCCATGCTCGTGTGGGCGCTGTGGGGGTTGTGGTGGCTGGCGGCGATCATCTTCGTCGTGTCCATCCCCCTGCCGGGCGTCGCCGTCGTGCTCGCCAACGAGAAGGGAACCAAACGCGACCACCGGCAGCAGTCGACGTACAAGCCGGCCGCGGCGCGCATGCACCACAACCAGCTTCGTCAGGCGCAGGCGCTGGAACCGCCGCCGCCGAAAGAAGTGGAGCAAGGCCCCGAGGTCATCGACGCCGACCCGGATCCGGCGACCCCCGACCACCCCACCGACCCCCGGAAAGACGACACCCCGTGA
- a CDS encoding DUF7782 domain-containing protein, protein MSTSPRTPLTTVAAAVGAAFRRHEFHADAVAAHLGPAAADAVHRGEPAAVRAATRDGSVFSRLIRFFLLRNPASVEEVDGLCGSGVAAGLLEARAALAEPDPGRLRMVMDMRPHVIAGAHRLVISDADAAMTEHVPDAEHVLGVGAASVSLLQSTPTTPVESVLDLGTGSGVQALGQLECAAAVTATDVHGPALDLAEATFAANDAAERVELLQGPWFEPVAGRRFDRIVANPPFVVGLPEVGHVYRDSGLNLDEASELVVSQAAEHLTEGGTAHLLAAWIHPAGGSWRNRVASWLPATGVDAWVIQRDVADPELYVGTWLRDESIDPRSAEAAERTEAWLDHFAAQDVAGVGYGFVALRHIGDAPSEVLVEEMPQAFTDPLGPEVEEYFVRTAWLREHGRDGVAAGRFALRPGVAKETVAVTDDETGMGFKDVVVRLTRTDGPRWSHEIDEALAAIVAGLHPDGLDLGEVVGMYAAARGLDETSANQLHSEAITAVVDLIRHGLVVPADVLDREE, encoded by the coding sequence GTGAGCACTTCGCCCCGCACTCCCCTGACCACCGTCGCCGCTGCCGTAGGCGCAGCTTTTCGACGCCACGAATTCCACGCCGACGCCGTCGCCGCCCATCTCGGCCCCGCCGCCGCCGACGCCGTGCACCGTGGGGAGCCGGCCGCCGTCCGCGCCGCCACCCGGGACGGTTCGGTGTTCTCCCGCCTCATCCGCTTCTTCCTGTTGCGCAACCCCGCCTCCGTCGAGGAGGTCGACGGGCTGTGCGGATCAGGGGTCGCCGCCGGTCTCCTCGAGGCCCGGGCGGCGCTCGCCGAGCCTGATCCCGGCCGGCTGCGGATGGTCATGGACATGCGCCCGCACGTCATCGCCGGAGCCCACCGGTTGGTGATCTCCGACGCGGACGCCGCCATGACCGAGCATGTCCCCGACGCCGAGCACGTGCTGGGCGTCGGCGCGGCGAGCGTCAGTCTGCTGCAGTCCACGCCCACGACCCCGGTCGAGTCGGTGCTGGATCTGGGCACCGGGTCCGGTGTCCAGGCCCTTGGCCAACTGGAATGCGCGGCCGCGGTCACCGCCACCGACGTGCACGGACCCGCGCTCGATCTGGCGGAGGCGACGTTCGCGGCCAACGACGCGGCCGAGCGCGTGGAGTTGCTGCAGGGCCCCTGGTTCGAGCCCGTGGCCGGACGCCGTTTCGACCGCATCGTGGCCAACCCGCCGTTCGTCGTCGGGCTGCCAGAGGTCGGCCACGTCTATCGCGACTCGGGCCTGAACTTGGACGAGGCCAGCGAACTCGTCGTCTCTCAGGCCGCCGAACACCTCACCGAGGGCGGCACCGCGCACCTGCTGGCGGCGTGGATTCATCCCGCGGGCGGTTCCTGGCGCAACCGGGTGGCCTCCTGGCTGCCGGCCACCGGCGTCGACGCCTGGGTGATCCAGCGCGACGTCGCCGATCCGGAGCTGTACGTGGGCACCTGGTTGCGGGACGAGTCCATCGACCCGCGCTCCGCCGAGGCCGCGGAGCGCACCGAGGCGTGGCTGGATCATTTCGCCGCGCAGGACGTGGCCGGCGTCGGCTACGGTTTCGTGGCGTTGCGCCACATCGGCGACGCCCCGTCCGAGGTGCTCGTCGAGGAAATGCCGCAGGCGTTCACCGATCCGCTGGGCCCGGAAGTCGAGGAGTACTTCGTGCGCACCGCCTGGCTGCGCGAGCACGGCCGCGACGGGGTCGCCGCCGGGCGTTTCGCGCTGCGGCCGGGCGTGGCCAAAGAAACGGTGGCCGTCACCGACGACGAGACCGGCATGGGGTTCAAGGACGTGGTCGTGCGTCTGACGCGCACCGACGGGCCACGGTGGAGCCACGAGATCGACGAGGCGTTGGCCGCCATCGTGGCGGGGCTGCACCCCGACGGCTTGGACCTGGGTGAGGTGGTGGGCATGTACGCCGCCGCCCGCGGGCTCGACGAGACCTCAGCCAACCAATTGCACAGCGAAGCCATCACCGCGGTTGTCGACCTGATCCGCCACGGACTGGTCGTGCCCGCAGATGTGCTGGATAGAGAGGAATAG
- the dtd gene encoding D-aminoacyl-tRNA deacylase, whose protein sequence is MKAVLTRVTSASVTVDDEVVGAIECPDTGGILALVGASHEDGDANADEMARKIAELRILDGEKSVSDVLAPVLLVSQFTLQGRTKKGRRPSWSDAAPGSQAEPLIARVAAGLRERGLVVEEGRFGAMMQVASVNDGPFTVLVET, encoded by the coding sequence ATGAAAGCGGTGTTGACCCGAGTCACGTCGGCGTCCGTCACGGTCGACGACGAGGTCGTCGGCGCCATCGAGTGCCCCGACACCGGCGGGATCCTGGCGCTGGTGGGCGCCTCCCACGAAGACGGCGACGCCAACGCCGACGAGATGGCCCGCAAGATCGCGGAGCTCCGGATCCTGGACGGCGAGAAATCCGTCTCCGACGTTTTAGCCCCGGTGTTGCTGGTCAGCCAGTTCACGCTGCAGGGCCGGACCAAAAAAGGGCGTCGACCGTCGTGGTCGGACGCCGCCCCGGGGTCGCAGGCGGAACCGTTGATAGCGCGCGTGGCGGCCGGGCTGCGGGAGCGGGGGCTGGTCGTGGAGGAAGGTCGTTTTGGGGCGATGATGCAGGTGGCGTCCGTGAATGACGGCCCGTTCACTGTTTTGGTCGAAACGTAG
- a CDS encoding sigma-70 family RNA polymerase sigma factor, with amino-acid sequence MTQPSTQDQQVDRGSRRNQTNDNPSADLVRVYLNGIGKTALLTADEEVDLAQQIEVGLYAQHRLDDPEIKPTRAMKRDLKILAKQGRKARSHLLEANLRLVVSLAKRYTGRGMPLLDLIQEGNLGLIRAMEKFDYAKGFKFSTYATWWIRQAITRGMADQSRTIRLPVHLVEQVNKLSRIKRELYQNLGREATNEELADESGIDESKIEMLLRQSRDPVSLDMPVGADEEAPLGDFIEDAEAADAESAVVATLRHEDIREVIDTLETREQDVIRLRYGLDDGVPRTLDQIGRRFGLSRERVRQIEREVMSKLREGTRAERLRDYAL; translated from the coding sequence ATGACCCAACCATCCACGCAGGACCAGCAGGTAGACCGTGGCTCCCGCCGCAACCAGACCAACGACAACCCGTCGGCTGATCTGGTCAGGGTTTACCTCAACGGAATCGGCAAGACCGCGCTGCTGACCGCGGACGAGGAGGTGGACCTGGCCCAGCAGATCGAGGTGGGCCTGTACGCCCAACACCGCCTCGATGACCCGGAAATTAAGCCCACCCGCGCCATGAAGCGTGATTTGAAGATCCTGGCGAAGCAGGGCCGCAAGGCCCGCTCCCACCTGCTGGAGGCGAACCTGCGCCTGGTGGTCTCGTTGGCCAAGCGCTACACCGGCCGCGGCATGCCGCTGCTGGACCTGATCCAGGAGGGCAACCTGGGCCTGATCCGTGCCATGGAGAAGTTCGACTACGCCAAGGGATTCAAATTCTCCACGTACGCCACCTGGTGGATCCGCCAGGCGATCACCCGCGGCATGGCCGATCAGTCACGCACGATCCGGCTTCCGGTCCATCTGGTGGAGCAGGTCAACAAGCTCTCCCGCATCAAGCGCGAGCTGTACCAGAACCTGGGCCGCGAGGCGACGAACGAGGAGCTCGCGGACGAGTCGGGCATCGACGAATCCAAGATCGAGATGCTGCTGCGCCAGTCGCGCGACCCGGTGTCGCTGGACATGCCGGTCGGCGCCGACGAAGAGGCCCCGTTGGGCGATTTCATTGAGGACGCCGAGGCCGCCGACGCGGAATCCGCCGTGGTCGCCACGCTGCGCCACGAGGACATCCGTGAGGTCATCGACACCCTCGAGACGCGCGAGCAGGACGTCATCCGCCTGCGCTACGGCCTGGACGACGGCGTGCCGCGCACGCTGGACCAGATCGGCCGCCGCTTCGGGCTCTCCCGCGAGCGGGTCCGCCAGATTGAACGCGAAGTCATGTCCAAGCTCCGCGAGGGCACCCGCGCGGAGCGTCTGCGCGATTACGCCCTCTAG
- a CDS encoding metal-dependent transcriptional regulator gives MRDLVDTTEMYLRTIYELEEEGIIPLRARIAERLEQSGPTVSQTVARMERDGLLIVRPDRSLEMTETGRELATSVMRKHRLAERLLTDVLKLDIHQVHDEACRWEHVMSEEVEKRVVAVLDDVSRSPFGNPIPGLEELGVDEVGELTFGVRAIDLPSGKQLRARIVQLNEILQVDVEQFRALQEAGVTVGAEVGVVNDAGAITITTDEGATVELSDDLAHAVRVESVAN, from the coding sequence ATGCGTGACTTGGTGGATACCACCGAAATGTATTTGCGAACCATTTACGAGCTCGAAGAAGAGGGCATCATCCCGCTCCGGGCCAGGATCGCCGAACGGCTGGAACAGTCCGGCCCCACGGTCTCTCAGACCGTCGCCCGGATGGAGCGTGACGGGCTGCTCATCGTCCGTCCCGACCGCAGCCTGGAAATGACGGAGACCGGACGTGAGCTGGCGACCTCCGTGATGCGCAAGCACCGGCTCGCCGAGCGGCTCCTGACGGACGTGCTCAAGCTCGACATCCACCAGGTCCACGACGAGGCCTGCCGGTGGGAGCACGTGATGAGCGAAGAGGTGGAGAAGCGGGTCGTGGCCGTCCTCGACGACGTCTCCCGCTCCCCCTTCGGCAACCCGATCCCGGGGCTGGAGGAACTCGGCGTAGACGAGGTCGGCGAACTGACTTTCGGGGTGCGCGCCATTGATCTGCCCAGCGGAAAACAGCTGCGCGCCCGCATCGTCCAGCTCAACGAGATTTTGCAGGTCGACGTCGAGCAGTTCCGCGCACTGCAGGAGGCGGGGGTGACCGTCGGCGCCGAAGTCGGCGTGGTCAACGACGCCGGCGCCATCACCATCACCACCGACGAGGGCGCCACCGTCGAGCTTTCCGACGACCTCGCGCACGCCGTGCGGGTAGAGTCTGTCGCGAACTAA